One Gimesia aquarii DNA segment encodes these proteins:
- the tsaD gene encoding tRNA (adenosine(37)-N6)-threonylcarbamoyltransferase complex transferase subunit TsaD — protein sequence MKQPEEYLLAIESSCDETAAAVITRDMKILSNIVSSQTDLHEKFGGVVPEIASRAHLERILPVIDDALQKANLSLDQLTAIAVATEPGLVGSLLIGLTAAKTLAMVLDIPLVAVNHIEGHLFACQMQETNPIFPAIGLVVSGGHTNLYHCLPTFEFELIGATIDDAAGEAFDKVAKILGLPYPGGPSIEQTAVKGNPQAFPFPRTFLKDPELRFSFSGLKTAVLYAALGNPGAKKQPPPLTAERIADLAASFQETVVDVLVGKCQQALMQFRHSTLCVGGGVAANTLLRERLTEMTNKAGIHLSMAPPDLCTDNAAMAAIAWHHLDQGRIASLDLDVTPGLVR from the coding sequence ATGAAGCAACCTGAAGAATACCTCTTGGCAATTGAGTCTTCGTGCGACGAAACAGCGGCAGCCGTGATCACTCGCGATATGAAGATTCTTTCAAATATCGTCTCCTCGCAAACCGACTTGCATGAAAAATTTGGAGGTGTCGTCCCGGAGATCGCCTCACGAGCTCATTTGGAGCGAATATTACCTGTCATTGATGATGCTTTACAAAAAGCCAATCTCTCATTAGATCAATTGACTGCGATCGCTGTCGCGACAGAACCAGGTCTGGTCGGTTCTCTACTGATCGGTCTCACAGCCGCCAAAACTTTGGCAATGGTGTTAGATATTCCTTTAGTTGCGGTCAACCATATCGAAGGCCATCTCTTTGCCTGTCAAATGCAGGAAACAAATCCCATTTTCCCTGCGATTGGCTTGGTCGTCAGTGGCGGCCATACGAATTTATATCATTGTTTGCCTACTTTCGAATTTGAATTAATCGGTGCTACGATTGATGATGCCGCCGGTGAAGCATTCGACAAAGTCGCTAAAATTTTAGGACTGCCTTATCCCGGCGGACCTTCGATCGAACAAACTGCAGTTAAGGGAAATCCTCAGGCGTTTCCGTTTCCTCGAACCTTTCTGAAAGACCCTGAACTTCGTTTTAGTTTCAGCGGTTTGAAAACAGCGGTCCTTTATGCAGCGTTGGGCAACCCGGGAGCGAAAAAACAACCACCACCACTCACCGCAGAACGAATCGCCGATCTGGCAGCAAGCTTCCAGGAGACCGTTGTGGATGTGTTGGTTGGAAAGTGCCAACAAGCACTCATGCAATTCAGGCATTCCACACTTTGTGTCGGAGGAGGTGTGGCCGCGAATACATTACTGAGAGAACGCCTGACAGAAATGACAAACAAGGCAGGCATCCATTTAAGTATGGCTCCCCCCGATTTATGCACGGATAATGCCGCCATGGCTGCGATTGCCTGGCATCATTTAGACCAGGGGCGCATCGCCTCATTAGATTTGGATGTTACTCCAGGCCTGGTACGTTAG
- a CDS encoding S41 family peptidase: MQKFRLTSSFLLLSFIISSVFSPSIFADESEKKKKNEDDYYQMMKLFADTYEQIERNYVKDVDRRVLLEAAIRGMVKELDQYSNYISPKDLSRFNQVVEQEFGGIGIQVHIDEHNGRLTVMTPLPGTPAYKAGVRAGDIIDSIEGKSTKGFTLSQAIKTLKGRAGEKVSLAVIHKGTNKPIPLTITREIIHVATVLGDTYKKDDAWDYMINKKDKIGYIRLTHFSRHSAEELKAAIDDLVKQGMKGLVLDLRFNPGGLLSQATEISDMFIESGKIVSTKGRNSRNRKWEATKEGTYSDFPMAVLVNRYSASASEIVSACLQDHKRAMIVGERTWGKGSVQNVIELEEGDSALKLTTASYHRPSGKNIHRFPGSKDTDVWGVTPDKDYRLRLKDEELEQLGTYRRNRDILDHSAKLDDKFKDKQLELALKYIKTALSDESKPAQKSEAKKPAEKEAKPAKKAAGIEQVPQVKIIIGTT, from the coding sequence ATGCAAAAATTTCGTTTGACTAGTTCATTCTTGCTGCTCTCCTTCATTATTTCCTCAGTATTCTCTCCATCAATATTTGCTGATGAGTCAGAAAAAAAGAAAAAAAATGAAGATGATTATTATCAAATGATGAAGCTGTTCGCAGATACCTATGAGCAGATTGAACGGAATTATGTAAAAGATGTCGATCGGCGCGTGTTACTCGAAGCAGCCATTCGAGGCATGGTAAAAGAACTGGATCAATACTCCAATTATATCAGCCCCAAAGACCTTTCTCGCTTCAATCAAGTTGTAGAACAGGAATTTGGTGGAATTGGAATTCAGGTTCACATAGATGAACACAACGGGCGTTTAACTGTCATGACTCCACTACCAGGTACTCCTGCGTACAAGGCAGGAGTCCGTGCTGGAGATATTATTGACTCAATTGAAGGAAAATCAACAAAAGGCTTCACACTTTCACAAGCGATCAAAACTCTGAAAGGCCGCGCTGGTGAGAAAGTCAGTCTAGCGGTAATCCACAAAGGAACGAATAAACCCATTCCATTAACGATCACACGTGAAATCATTCATGTTGCCACAGTGCTGGGAGACACTTACAAAAAAGATGATGCCTGGGATTACATGATTAATAAAAAAGATAAAATTGGTTATATTCGTCTCACTCACTTTAGTCGCCACAGCGCAGAGGAATTAAAAGCTGCTATTGATGACCTCGTCAAACAAGGTATGAAAGGGTTGGTCCTGGATTTGAGATTTAATCCCGGTGGTTTACTTTCCCAGGCAACTGAAATTTCAGATATGTTTATTGAATCAGGAAAAATTGTGAGTACCAAAGGCCGCAACAGTCGTAATCGAAAATGGGAAGCAACAAAAGAGGGAACTTATTCCGATTTTCCCATGGCAGTCCTTGTTAATCGCTATTCCGCTTCTGCCAGTGAAATTGTTTCTGCCTGTCTGCAAGACCATAAACGAGCCATGATCGTGGGAGAACGGACTTGGGGTAAAGGCAGCGTACAAAATGTAATTGAACTGGAAGAAGGTGACAGTGCTTTAAAACTGACCACAGCCAGCTACCATCGCCCCAGTGGGAAAAATATTCATCGTTTCCCGGGGTCCAAAGATACTGATGTTTGGGGAGTCACTCCTGATAAAGACTATCGACTTCGACTCAAAGATGAAGAGTTGGAACAGCTCGGCACATACCGTCGTAATCGGGATATTCTGGATCATAGTGCCAAACTCGATGATAAGTTTAAAGACAAACAACTTGAGCTCGCCCTGAAATATATTAAGACCGCACTAAGTGATGAATCAAAGCCGGCCCAAAAAAGCGAAGCCAAAAAACCTGCTGAGAAAGAAGCTAAACCTGCGAAAAAAGCTGCCGGTATTGAGCAAGTTCCCCAGGTAAAAATCATCATCGGAACAACATAA